A stretch of DNA from Cytobacillus luteolus:
AGCTTATTTAATTGGTGCTGCTTTGCTAATGGGAATGCATTATTTAGCAAGAAACTCAACAGACACTGAAGCCTTACTGGGTACGTTACGTACATGGTCAGTCGTTCTAGGAATTGATTTTCTTATTTCGTTTAGTTACTATCTGTTTCCTAATTCCAAAAAAGAAAAAGTTAAAAAAGTATAACAAAAGGAAAAGAACCAATGGAAAGCCCATTGGTTCTTTTGCACTTTAAAGCATTGGGGGTCAGGCCCCGGTTGACACAATTAGTACGGGAGCAGGCCGATAATTCCTAAAATAGTTAAGGCAATGTCAAAGAGAATGAGGATTACGATCATCCACTCAACGAATAGGCCTCGAATTGAATGACTTATGGTAGAAAACCCATCCATGATATTATAGAGAATTTCGGTTTTGCTTTTTAGGATTTTATAACGATCGTTTAACTCAAAGAAGTCGACCATGCAGTCGTAAAATTCCCCAGCATTGCTACTCGTCCATGTGATATCTGGTTTGTCCAAAATCATGATATAGGCTAGGGTATTATACTCGTGTCGCACAATTTTAGCAGTTGTTCGTGCCAGTTCTTTATTACCAATTCGTAACTTTCCCTTTTCTAGTCGATCAATCATATTTTCAAGCTTGTCATGGATTTTTCCAAGCTGCTCTTCTGTTTTCTCGAGAGCCACTGATTTAGCAATGACAGTTGAAATCAACTCTGGGTAGAATTCCTCGTAAGTAGGCACCACTACATACTCATCATCGTATTGAATTCGATCGGTCTCCTTAACATGCAATGAATAATCATCTGAATACTTATCAAAATGAGTTAAATCTACTTCAGGCTCAAAGGACTGGATAAACGTTAAAAATTTCTTAATCTCAGCGGGTTCCGAGTAATTGATAAACACAATGCTTCCAAACGAAAAGACCATAATCTGTTGGGTATCCTTCACTTCTTGCGGAAGGATTGACTGCAGGATATCACCTCTTAAAATTAACGGTTCCTCCCACGTGAATTTTTTCGGTATCCCGCAATGAACTGCAATTTTGTTCAAATCAATTTCATGTGTGATTGCAAATGCTTTAAACATGATCGGCTCCATATCGTTCCACTCTTTCTGAAATTGTTTTATTCATTTTATTCTGTGGGTGTTAAAAACATGTCTACGTGGATTTTTAATGAGAAAAGGAAATTGTGATTGGTTGGAGAATAGTATTTTTAGAAGTACCATTGAAAAAAAGTGAGGACATGTATGACAACGATTCAATTAGGTTTTTATAAACCAGAGTACCAAACTATTGTGGAAGATTACTACCTGCCACCAGAGCAGCAAGAATTTACAGCGCTACCTTCTGATGCATTAGAGGCATGTGAAACGGATTCGGAGCGTCATCCAGTTGTTATCCTATACGCGAATCAACCAGCTGGCTTTTTTGTCCTCCATGACTGGGAGGGTGTTAAAACATACAGTGATAATCAAGATGCTATTCTTTTACGAGCTTATTCAGTAAACCATTTGTTTCAAGGTAAAGGGATTGCTAAAAAATCATTAGAGATACTACCTCCATTTGTAAAGGAACATTTTCCGAAGAAAAGAGAAATCATCCTTGCTGTGAACCACGGAAACTCGGTAGCACAACATCTTTACCAAAAGGCAGGCTTTGTTGATAAAGGAATACGAGTAATGGTGAGAAAAGGGGAGCAATTTGTTTTCCATATGAATTTGAAATAGTTTGAAAAATTAGCTTTCCGTTGTGGCAAATAATTAGTAAAATATAGCTAATACTAAGTATGGAGGTGAATACATACAGATGGAATCTAAACCGCTACATTATGATGGAAGTATTCAAAATTCAGAGGCTTACGAGGCTTCTAGCCCGAACGAAACCTTCGTACTTACAGAAGAAATGAGAATGAATATAAGTGGAAATCCTTATGTTCTTGAGAAAAGCGAATAAACACATAACCCTTCTAGGTGTCTTTTAGTGAGACATCTTTTTTTATTTTTAAAAAGCATTAGTTTCTCTCTTTTAGCTAAAACTAAAATGCACAAACAGACGAGAGGAATGATTAGTGATGACTAAAGTCCTATACATAACAGCCCACCCTCATGATGATACAATGTCCTACAGTATGGCGGTAGGTAAAGCGTTTATCGACACATACCGAGAGGCAAATCCAGATCATGAAGTGATTAATCTTGATTTATATTCAATAGATGTACCGGCAATTGATGTTGACGTTTTTAGTGGCTGGGGAAAGCTCCGGTCTGGTCAGGATTTCGAAGCTCTATCTGCTGAAGAAAAAACAAAAGTGGGCCGACTATCCGAACTTTGTGAGCAGTTTATTGCAGCAGACAAGTATGTTTTTGTCACACCACTATGGAACTTCTCTTTCCCACCAGTGATGAAGGCTTATATTGATTCTGTTGCTGTCGCGGGAAAAACCTTTAAGTATACGGAAAAAGGACCAGTGGGACTATTAACAGATAAAAAAGCACTCCATATTCAAGCGAGGGGCGGAATCTACTCAGAAGGACCAGCTGCAGCCATGGAAATGGGTCACCGCTACCTCGATATCATGATGCAATTCTTCGGAGTGCCATCATTTGAAGGCTTATTTGTCGAAGGACATGCTGCAATGCCAGACAAAGCAGAAGAAATTAAGGCAAATGCCATTGCTAGAGCGAAGGATATGGGGAAAACATTCTAATAGGTAGAGATGAAGGATGAAATCAACGGGATTTCATCCTTTTTAGGTGGTTTTATTAGGTATTGCTCTTGGTTATTTCCATTTAATTGGCAATACTTACTTAAAATCACCAAATACTTAACAAAAAACACAATTTACTTAACAAAATTCATAAAATACTTAACAAAATAGCCCAAATACTTAACTAAATCTGATAAAAACTTAATTAAGAACACATAACACCCTTTATTATGCACAAATGTGTCCACCGGGGCCTGACCCCCGGTGCTTTAAAGTGGAAAAGGACCTTCCCAAATTAACATCAAAACAGCTTTAAAGTGTTATACTAAGTTTATTGAGAATAGACCGGTTATAGGAAAAGCTAAAGTTACAATTATGAGGTGCGTTTAATGGATATTGTTAGTGGGCAAAAGGAATTACAATTAATTGACCGTCAAATTAAAGCGGAGCAATATGAAGATGCTGTCAATCATCTTGAAACCTTAATAAAAAATGATGTAAACGGTCAGAACTATCTAGAAGTTCGGCAAATCTATGCAGAGGCACTCCAATCGAACCCAATGTCTGCACCTCTACATGCTACGTATGGGTATTTGTTGCTCCTCAAAGGCTTTGAGGAAGAAGCACTAAAGAGATTGGAAAGGGCACTTAAACTCAATCCAACAAATCAGATCGTAAATAATCACATTCAAAAATTCTATATTGTCATAACAGAGGTAGCTAACCAAAACGAAATTGATAAACTACTAAATAACTCAGGTCCCGAAATTCAAAGATTAGTAAAAAATGCGATGATCAAGGAACTCCATGGTGACATAAAGGAAGCAAAAGAATTTTACCGTAAAGCAGCTCAACTCGATCCAGAAAATAAACTACTATTAATTTTACTTGAAAGAGCAATTGAAAAAGCGCACCCAATGTATCTCCCCCATCGGCTAATGAATAAAATCGGCGGGTCTGGAATCTTTTGGGTCATTGTAATGACCGTTCTTTTTATCGTATATTACATGATGTATTATGTAGCGGCCATTGTAATAGCTATTAGCTACATCTTTTTTCTCGTGTACATATGGAAAACTCCCAAGCTATATAAACGTATTAAAGGTAGGAGGAGATGAGCTACGAGTTCTCTCCCTACTACTTAAGTAGTAAAAAAATAGTACTTTCGCTCACCCCTTTTATGCCCTATGCAGAATAGTACCTATCCCAAAACGGTGCGATAATAGTGAAAACGATTACTGTTAAGGGAGTTGGCGAAATGAAAGGAAAAGCACTACTACTATCAATGCTACTGGCGATAGCAACGATTTTTGGATCCATTTATCCTGCTTCATCTTCAAAAGCAATATCTCTAAGCGAAACCTCCATCATCGATCCCAGCCTACTAAACTTATTATCTATAACTACAGAGTTACAAGAAGTCATTGTTACTTTTAAATCAGAAAACAGTCCTACAAACAATTACCTTGAGATTTTAAAGGGTGTAGGAATAACGCAAGGCTATACATTTCAAAGCTTACCAATGGCTGGAGCACTTGCAACCCCAAGCCAAATTCTAAAGCTTTCTAACAAAAGTCAAGTACACTCCATCTATTTGAATAAAAGTTTACTTTTTAACAACGAAGAGGCGACCGACCTAACCGGTGTTGATCTAGTGCGCACTGATGAAAAAATGAGACAGTTAAACGGCGGCTTACCTGTGTCTGGAAAAGGCATTGGTGTCGTAATTAACGACAGTGGAGTAGATGGAACGCACAAAGACATTCAATATGGTGACCATCTAGTTCAAAACGTACTAGGTTCAACAAATCTTCATGCTATTAATTCACTACTGCCTATTACGTATGTGGAAGATGTACCAACTACAGACCATTCATCAGGACACGGTACACATGTAGCGGGCATTGTTGGTGGAACAGGTGCAATGTCTAGCGGGAAGTACGAAGGTGTAGCACCAGGCGCAAACCTGATTGGCTACGGATCTGGTGCTGCCGTTGCAATGCTAGATACACTAGGTGGATTTGATTATGCACTAACTCACCAACATGAATACAACATCCGTGTCATCACGAACTCATGGGGCGCCACAAGTGATGCAGGTACAGATTTTGATCCGAATGATCCAATCAACATTGCTACAAAAATGCTCTACGACCGCGGGATTGTTACTGTTTTCTCTGCAGGGAACTCGGGCCCAGGCCAATCAACGATCTCTGGTAATTATAAAAAAGCACCATGGGTAGTAACAGTTGCAGCGGGTGATAAAAATGGCAACCTAGCAGACTTTTCTTCACGTGGTGTAAAAGACAAGGGTGGAACAGTCACGATCGATGGTCAAACGTGGAACTGGGAAGACCGTCCAACCGTAACAGCA
This window harbors:
- a CDS encoding RMD1 family protein, whose protein sequence is MEPIMFKAFAITHEIDLNKIAVHCGIPKKFTWEEPLILRGDILQSILPQEVKDTQQIMVFSFGSIVFINYSEPAEIKKFLTFIQSFEPEVDLTHFDKYSDDYSLHVKETDRIQYDDEYVVVPTYEEFYPELISTVIAKSVALEKTEEQLGKIHDKLENMIDRLEKGKLRIGNKELARTTAKIVRHEYNTLAYIMILDKPDITWTSSNAGEFYDCMVDFFELNDRYKILKSKTEILYNIMDGFSTISHSIRGLFVEWMIVILILFDIALTILGIIGLLPY
- a CDS encoding GNAT family N-acetyltransferase, translating into MTTIQLGFYKPEYQTIVEDYYLPPEQQEFTALPSDALEACETDSERHPVVILYANQPAGFFVLHDWEGVKTYSDNQDAILLRAYSVNHLFQGKGIAKKSLEILPPFVKEHFPKKREIILAVNHGNSVAQHLYQKAGFVDKGIRVMVRKGEQFVFHMNLK
- a CDS encoding FMN-dependent NADH-azoreductase; translation: MTKVLYITAHPHDDTMSYSMAVGKAFIDTYREANPDHEVINLDLYSIDVPAIDVDVFSGWGKLRSGQDFEALSAEEKTKVGRLSELCEQFIAADKYVFVTPLWNFSFPPVMKAYIDSVAVAGKTFKYTEKGPVGLLTDKKALHIQARGGIYSEGPAAAMEMGHRYLDIMMQFFGVPSFEGLFVEGHAAMPDKAEEIKANAIARAKDMGKTF
- a CDS encoding S8 family serine peptidase, yielding MKGKALLLSMLLAIATIFGSIYPASSSKAISLSETSIIDPSLLNLLSITTELQEVIVTFKSENSPTNNYLEILKGVGITQGYTFQSLPMAGALATPSQILKLSNKSQVHSIYLNKSLLFNNEEATDLTGVDLVRTDEKMRQLNGGLPVSGKGIGVVINDSGVDGTHKDIQYGDHLVQNVLGSTNLHAINSLLPITYVEDVPTTDHSSGHGTHVAGIVGGTGAMSSGKYEGVAPGANLIGYGSGAAVAMLDTLGGFDYALTHQHEYNIRVITNSWGATSDAGTDFDPNDPINIATKMLYDRGIVTVFSAGNSGPGQSTISGNYKKAPWVVTVAAGDKNGNLADFSSRGVKDKGGTVTIDGQTWNWEDRPTVTAPGVDIISTRVISPITLLGATKDVEYLDPAHIPYYTTMSGTSMAAPHVAGVIALMLEANPLLSPKDVKQILQYTATTMEGYESWEVGAGYVNAYKAVDMAFKKKK